In the Leptospira sp. WS4.C2 genome, one interval contains:
- a CDS encoding monovalent cation:proton antiporter-2 (CPA2) family protein, whose translation MNELSFFIQALIYLTSAIIIVPIANRLGLGSVLGYLIAGIVIGPFVFGFVGTEGKDMLHFAEFGVVMMLFAIGLELELDLLWRLKFWLLGLGGLQILLTTVITAAFSFGFGFQWKPALALGLILSLSSTAIVLQTLKEKGLMKSVSGQAAFSVLLFQDMAVIPILAIFPMLSDSDVATSSHGHSLIEHLPGYVRTLVVLSVVIGIILVGKYLLSPFFRLLAKSGNREIFTGASLLLVIAISVLMGAVGVSAALGTFLGGVVLASSEFRHELESNIEPFKGLLLGLFFLSVGASMDLPVVMQSPSQILGIVFGIIFTKALVLFLLGLVFRLPLDQNLYFSLALSQVGEFSFVLFGYSEGLGLFQEETIIILVACVAVSMALTPILLLLYEKTIFGFLESKIPKKQTEQNIHKQENPVIICGFGRFGNMLGRFLRSNAIGITILDFDADRVEMLGRFGFKVYFGDATRLELLEAAGLEHAKVLVAALDNPEKQAELIRNVSQHYPNIKIVARAGDREGAYDLKEMGVQYIYRETRETAVLMGRDVLRLLGTRSYTAEKAKNLFLKHDDETFHELFELRQDRVQYMSLAKQRNAELERLMLVDLGQEEELGRDPWSEMER comes from the coding sequence ATGAATGAACTTAGTTTTTTTATTCAAGCTCTGATTTATCTCACAAGTGCCATCATCATTGTTCCCATCGCAAACAGGCTCGGGCTTGGGTCGGTCCTTGGGTATTTGATTGCCGGAATTGTTATCGGTCCTTTTGTTTTTGGGTTTGTGGGAACAGAAGGGAAAGATATGTTACACTTTGCCGAATTTGGTGTGGTGATGATGCTCTTTGCCATCGGATTAGAATTGGAATTGGACCTTCTCTGGCGGCTCAAATTTTGGTTACTGGGCCTTGGTGGATTACAAATCCTCCTCACCACAGTGATTACTGCGGCCTTTTCTTTTGGTTTCGGTTTCCAATGGAAGCCGGCTCTTGCACTTGGTTTAATTCTTTCCTTATCTTCTACGGCCATCGTTTTACAAACTTTAAAAGAAAAGGGCCTCATGAAATCTGTTTCAGGCCAAGCTGCTTTTTCTGTTCTTTTGTTCCAAGATATGGCAGTGATTCCCATCCTTGCCATCTTTCCTATGTTAAGCGATTCGGATGTGGCAACTTCCTCTCATGGCCATTCTCTCATTGAACATTTACCTGGTTATGTGAGAACCTTGGTTGTTCTCTCTGTTGTGATTGGGATCATTCTTGTGGGTAAGTATTTACTCAGTCCTTTTTTTCGGTTGCTTGCCAAATCAGGGAATCGGGAAATTTTTACCGGTGCCAGTTTGTTACTTGTCATTGCCATCTCAGTTCTTATGGGAGCTGTGGGGGTGTCCGCTGCCCTTGGGACTTTTCTTGGCGGAGTGGTGCTTGCTAGTAGTGAGTTTCGTCATGAGTTAGAAAGTAATATTGAACCCTTCAAAGGTTTACTGTTAGGATTATTTTTTTTAAGTGTCGGTGCCTCAATGGACCTTCCTGTAGTGATGCAAAGCCCTTCCCAAATTTTAGGAATTGTGTTTGGGATTATTTTTACGAAAGCCCTAGTTCTTTTTTTACTAGGCCTTGTGTTTCGACTTCCCCTCGACCAAAATCTTTATTTTTCCTTAGCACTTTCTCAAGTAGGTGAATTTTCTTTTGTACTTTTTGGATACTCGGAAGGTTTGGGTCTTTTCCAAGAAGAGACCATCATTATTCTCGTGGCTTGTGTGGCTGTCAGTATGGCCCTTACTCCCATTTTACTTTTGTTATATGAAAAAACCATTTTTGGATTTTTGGAATCCAAAATCCCTAAAAAACAAACGGAACAAAACATCCATAAACAAGAAAACCCTGTCATCATTTGTGGGTTCGGTCGGTTCGGAAACATGCTTGGTCGATTCCTTAGATCGAACGCCATTGGAATTACCATTTTAGATTTTGATGCAGACAGGGTGGAGATGCTTGGTCGGTTCGGGTTTAAAGTTTATTTTGGCGATGCCACTCGTTTGGAGTTATTAGAAGCTGCGGGCCTCGAACATGCCAAGGTCCTTGTGGCTGCTTTGGACAATCCAGAAAAACAGGCGGAACTCATTCGGAACGTGAGCCAACACTATCCCAATATTAAGATCGTGGCAAGGGCTGGGGACAGAGAAGGGGCCTATGATCTAAAGGAAATGGGCGTTCAGTACATCTATCGGGAAACGAGAGAAACTGCTGTCCTTATGGGTAGGGATGTTTTGAGACTCCTTGGGACAAGGTCCTACACGGCAGAAAAGGCCAAGAATCTTTTTCTCAAACACGATGATGAGACCTTCCATGAACTTTTTGAACTTAGGCAAGACCGGGTGCAGTACATGAGTTTAGCCAAACAAAGAAATGCGGAATTGGAACGATTGATGTTAGTGGACTTAGGTCAAGAAGAAGAATTGGGTAGAGATCCCTGGAGTGAGATGGAGAGGTAA
- a CDS encoding NAD(P)H-dependent oxidoreductase, which yields MPKILILLVHPALEKSKANQMLLDSIPNSENITLHDLYEEYPNFSINVKVEQKLLADHQIILFQHPFYWYSCPPLMKLWIDMVLEDGWAYGPGGNQLFGKKWIQVITTGGSKDAYSKTGFHGYETEDFLLPFRRTAELCGMDFLKPFLVQGTFQLNELDLQKESNRYSKFINQLLGGIYE from the coding sequence ATGCCCAAAATTTTGATTCTGCTTGTCCACCCAGCACTTGAGAAGTCGAAAGCCAATCAAATGCTTTTGGATTCTATCCCAAATTCGGAAAATATCACCTTACATGATTTATATGAGGAATATCCCAACTTTTCTATCAATGTAAAAGTAGAACAGAAATTATTGGCGGACCACCAAATCATTTTATTCCAACATCCTTTCTATTGGTATAGTTGCCCACCGCTAATGAAATTATGGATTGATATGGTGCTTGAGGATGGCTGGGCTTATGGACCTGGGGGCAACCAATTGTTTGGAAAAAAATGGATCCAAGTCATTACAACGGGTGGGTCAAAGGATGCGTATTCGAAAACTGGGTTTCATGGTTATGAAACAGAGGACTTTCTTCTTCCCTTTCGTCGAACGGCGGAACTCTGCGGTATGGATTTTCTAAAACCATTTTTGGTTCAAGGGACTTTTCAGTTGAATGAACTGGACTTACAAAAAGAATCGAACCGTTATTCTAAATTTATCAATCAATTATTAGGTGGCATTTATGAATGA
- a CDS encoding VTT domain-containing protein: MLSIFFSTLLSEDLTCIAAGLLAKEGKLSLPLAILSTGLGIFVGDCLLYLSGYLVRRGIVKWNFLLNLQKKWETTNVLTKWKLHYRKSIFLSRFFPGTRFPLYFSSGFFGLSFFSFFYISLFAVTVWTTIFVSLVYLYGNIVSLYGNPDHSILLSLAVGLSFYLFYRILRIAIDSSEREKFFIILTKLKQLEFWPTSLFYLPLVPYLLYLALRYRGLRFLTVVNPGILASGIAGESKSEILNLILRDTVASYLFLSKEEKDQESRIQNWMIQEDLKFPIIAKPDKGERGFLIKKLHSLEETSTLLKSYPMDWLFQEYLEGPYEVGVFYYRDPREKKGKIFSITDKVFPEITGDGIRDLKTLIANHQRFRFQKVAHYKHNKHQLDRILLAGETISIGSIGNHIQGCMFQDGNHWRTKEMETKLISIADGIPGFYFGRFDIRFSNPSDFKLGLGFKIIELNGATSESTNLYDPKFSIFESYSILFRQWKILFQIGYENYKTGIPLYPYKKLYHLVQNHKKYRANFSDRD; the protein is encoded by the coding sequence ATGCTCTCGATTTTTTTCTCAACCTTACTATCTGAAGACCTGACTTGTATTGCCGCAGGACTCCTAGCCAAAGAAGGAAAACTATCCTTACCCTTAGCCATTCTCAGCACAGGACTTGGCATTTTTGTGGGGGATTGCCTCTTATATCTTTCTGGATACCTTGTTAGGCGAGGAATCGTAAAATGGAATTTTCTACTCAACCTTCAAAAAAAATGGGAAACCACAAATGTACTTACGAAATGGAAACTCCACTATAGAAAGTCGATTTTTCTATCTCGTTTTTTTCCTGGCACAAGGTTTCCCCTCTATTTCAGTAGTGGATTTTTTGGCCTTTCCTTCTTTTCCTTTTTCTATATCAGTTTGTTTGCTGTTACAGTTTGGACAACCATCTTTGTTTCTTTGGTTTATCTCTATGGAAATATAGTGAGTTTGTACGGGAACCCAGACCATTCGATTCTTTTGAGTTTAGCTGTCGGCCTAAGTTTTTACCTCTTTTACAGAATTCTACGCATTGCGATTGATTCCTCGGAAAGAGAGAAATTTTTTATCATACTAACAAAACTCAAACAATTGGAATTTTGGCCGACTTCTCTCTTTTACCTACCCCTTGTTCCCTATCTTTTGTATTTGGCTCTACGGTATCGGGGCCTTCGTTTCCTCACGGTTGTGAATCCAGGAATACTAGCGTCTGGGATTGCAGGAGAATCCAAATCAGAAATTTTAAATCTTATACTGAGAGATACGGTCGCAAGTTATCTATTCCTTTCTAAGGAAGAAAAAGACCAGGAGTCTCGGATTCAGAATTGGATGATCCAAGAAGACTTAAAATTTCCCATTATCGCCAAACCAGATAAAGGCGAACGTGGTTTTTTGATCAAAAAACTACATTCTCTTGAAGAAACCTCCACCCTCCTCAAATCCTATCCGATGGATTGGCTTTTCCAAGAATATTTAGAAGGTCCCTATGAAGTGGGTGTTTTTTATTATCGTGACCCCAGAGAGAAAAAGGGAAAGATATTCTCCATTACCGATAAAGTTTTTCCCGAGATCACAGGAGATGGTATCCGAGACTTAAAAACACTCATCGCAAACCATCAGAGGTTTCGTTTCCAAAAAGTTGCTCATTACAAACACAACAAACACCAGTTAGATAGAATTTTACTAGCAGGAGAGACCATCTCCATTGGTTCCATTGGGAATCATATCCAAGGTTGTATGTTCCAAGATGGAAATCATTGGAGGACAAAGGAGATGGAAACTAAACTCATCTCCATTGCAGATGGGATTCCTGGTTTTTATTTTGGAAGATTTGACATTCGATTTTCTAATCCAAGTGATTTTAAGTTAGGTCTTGGTTTTAAAATCATTGAACTGAACGGTGCCACAAGTGAGTCCACAAACCTGTATGATCCCAAGTTTTCCATTTTTGAAAGTTATTCTATTTTATTTCGCCAATGGAAAATTTTATTTCAGATCGGTTATGAAAACTATAAGACTGGTATTCCCTTATATCCTTACAAAAAACTCTATCATTTAGTTCAAAACCATAAAAAATATAGAGCGAACTTCTCCGATCGAGATTAA
- a CDS encoding DoxX family protein: MGSIFFHVARFVAAIIIGQTLYFKFSGAEESKFIFSALGMEPWGRYGLAVLESFCVLFLLIPRLVWFGALMGFNLMLGAILSHFVFLGIVVQNDGGFLFFLALVVFSLSTYLLYVERKKIPYVNEYFT; the protein is encoded by the coding sequence ATGGGATCCATTTTTTTTCATGTGGCTCGGTTTGTGGCAGCCATCATCATCGGGCAAACTTTGTATTTTAAATTTTCTGGAGCGGAAGAATCCAAATTTATTTTTTCTGCTTTGGGAATGGAACCTTGGGGAAGGTATGGACTTGCTGTTTTGGAATCCTTCTGTGTTTTGTTTTTGTTAATTCCTCGGTTAGTGTGGTTTGGAGCTCTTATGGGATTTAACTTAATGTTAGGTGCTATTTTGTCTCATTTTGTTTTTTTAGGAATTGTGGTGCAAAACGATGGTGGTTTTCTTTTCTTTTTGGCTTTAGTTGTCTTTTCTCTATCTACTTATCTTTTATATGTCGAGAGAAAAAAGATTCCTTATGTAAATGAGTATTTCACTTGA
- a CDS encoding alpha/beta fold hydrolase, protein MNQSLEGGEQVESHTLRIEQTEIHFLSNDCKNKRKLLVFIHGSPGDSSDFLSYLNDKDLQTQFCILVPDRLGYGRSMNQTSVPNIFTQGYAIHAALLNYLKKESHSFTKGYVVGHSYGGPVSLVFAMEEDPSYPIIWKCILLSSPIDPSLEELHWYNKLASIGFVQWVLPSSWIHSNEEMFTLKSDLEQLTARLENHLVEVISIHGENDQLVSSKNVYYFTEKKPRIKNRIQILEGENHFIPWTSFLEIKNIILSEGS, encoded by the coding sequence ATGAACCAGTCTCTAGAAGGTGGGGAGCAGGTGGAAAGCCATACCCTGCGAATAGAACAAACCGAAATTCATTTTTTATCCAATGATTGTAAAAACAAAAGAAAACTTTTGGTTTTCATTCATGGGTCTCCTGGGGATTCTTCAGACTTTTTATCCTATCTGAATGACAAAGACTTACAAACTCAGTTTTGTATTTTAGTTCCTGATCGATTGGGTTATGGGCGTTCCATGAATCAGACTTCTGTTCCGAATATTTTTACCCAAGGCTACGCGATCCACGCCGCTCTTCTCAATTACTTAAAAAAGGAATCCCATTCTTTTACTAAGGGATATGTCGTAGGCCATTCCTATGGTGGTCCGGTTTCTCTTGTATTTGCGATGGAGGAAGATCCTTCTTATCCCATTATTTGGAAATGTATTTTACTTTCCAGCCCGATCGATCCTAGTTTGGAAGAGTTGCATTGGTACAACAAGTTGGCGAGTATTGGTTTTGTCCAATGGGTCCTTCCATCCTCCTGGATCCATAGTAATGAAGAGATGTTTACGTTAAAATCAGATTTGGAACAACTAACAGCGAGATTGGAAAATCATTTGGTTGAGGTAATTTCTATCCATGGAGAAAATGACCAACTAGTTTCTTCAAAAAACGTTTATTACTTTACCGAGAAAAAACCAAGGATAAAAAATAGAATTCAAATCTTAGAGGGAGAAAACCATTTCATTCCCTGGACAAGTTTTTTAGAAATCAAAAATATCATTCTATCGGAGGGTTCTTAA
- a CDS encoding adenylate/guanylate cyclase domain-containing protein, which translates to MKWIYLFLGDPKKHSLEHRLFNTVSLVNGLLNLLGVFGVLYLENYVILTALNVGSGLLMLAMYYLSRVKSIYFSLYWPFNLTILFYLSAMWFFNGGSLGGNHYYLIPALVIALILIRNHNVFIVYSLYILLSASLYVLEFYHRDWVTKYETDLDRYLDAGGNYLFVQILTGILIFILSRNLNVERKKSETLLLNILPESIADELKREARVIPKRYESASVLFCDMAGFTKIAEKMNAEELVGELDTIFREFDRLCKRYRLEKIKTIGDAYMAVGGIPDENHTNSVDSVLCGLAFQSYMAEQKEIHALRGREFWEIRLGIHVGPLVAGVVGTDKFAYDVWGDTVNTASRLESSGLTGEVNISSQVYAEVKSYFECEPRGLVSIKNKADIEMYLVKGFLPEYADILSPKQPNALFKRLYESGALFTSSDEIE; encoded by the coding sequence ATGAAATGGATATACCTCTTTCTCGGAGATCCTAAAAAACACTCCCTTGAACATAGACTGTTTAATACGGTTTCTCTTGTAAACGGCCTCCTCAATTTGCTTGGGGTTTTTGGAGTCCTTTATTTAGAAAACTATGTGATTCTCACCGCCCTCAATGTGGGTTCCGGCCTTCTTATGCTTGCGATGTATTATTTAAGTCGAGTGAAGAGTATCTATTTTTCCTTGTATTGGCCTTTTAATTTGACCATTCTCTTTTATCTTTCCGCTATGTGGTTTTTTAACGGTGGTTCTCTTGGTGGAAATCATTATTATTTAATCCCAGCCCTTGTCATTGCCCTGATCCTCATTCGAAACCACAATGTGTTTATCGTTTATTCTCTCTATATCCTTCTCTCAGCTTCCTTGTATGTTTTAGAATTTTATCATCGTGATTGGGTGACAAAATATGAAACGGATTTGGACCGGTATTTGGATGCCGGGGGCAATTATCTTTTTGTCCAAATTCTCACAGGAATTCTGATTTTTATTTTAAGCAGGAACCTAAACGTAGAGAGAAAAAAATCGGAAACATTACTTTTAAACATTCTTCCTGAATCTATTGCGGATGAGTTAAAAAGGGAAGCTCGTGTGATTCCCAAACGATATGAATCCGCATCAGTTTTATTTTGTGATATGGCAGGGTTTACAAAAATTGCAGAGAAAATGAATGCGGAAGAACTTGTTGGAGAATTGGATACAATCTTCCGTGAGTTTGACCGATTGTGCAAACGATATCGATTGGAAAAAATAAAAACCATCGGAGACGCTTACATGGCAGTGGGAGGAATTCCTGATGAAAATCATACCAATTCCGTTGATTCTGTGTTATGTGGTCTTGCTTTCCAATCTTATATGGCGGAACAAAAAGAAATCCATGCCTTACGTGGAAGGGAATTTTGGGAGATTCGTCTTGGAATTCACGTGGGTCCACTGGTGGCTGGTGTGGTAGGAACGGATAAATTTGCTTATGATGTTTGGGGAGATACAGTAAATACCGCCAGTCGTTTGGAAAGTTCAGGTTTAACTGGTGAGGTGAATATCTCTTCTCAAGTGTATGCAGAAGTAAAGTCTTACTTTGAATGTGAACCACGAGGTTTGGTTTCTATCAAAAATAAAGCCGACATTGAAATGTATTTAGTTAAAGGGTTTTTGCCCGAATATGCAGATATCCTAAGTCCTAAACAACCCAATGCTCTTTTTAAACGTCTTTATGAATCAGGTGCTTTGTTTACAAGTAGTGATGAGATTGAATGA
- a CDS encoding flagellin: MIINHNMSAIQSHRALKFTQWDVDKTMRNLSTGQRINLAGDDASGLAVSEKLRTQIRGLRQAERNTEDGLSFIQTAEGFLDQSAEIIQRIRTLAIQTSNGIYTPEDRQLVQVEVSALVDEIDRIASQAEFNKMKLFEGDFARKSTKASMWFHMGANARQRERFYIGTMTSKALKMSEGTIKIALSTPGKADEAIAKADFALNKIMKQRADMGAYQNRLESTAKGLMGAYENMQASESRIRDADMAEEMVALTTKQILVQSGTAMLAQASLRPNSVLRLLNNA, from the coding sequence ATGATTATCAATCACAACATGAGTGCGATTCAATCACATCGTGCTCTCAAGTTTACACAATGGGATGTAGATAAGACCATGAGGAACCTCTCCACTGGGCAAAGGATTAACCTTGCCGGTGATGATGCTTCTGGTCTTGCTGTTTCGGAAAAACTACGAACACAAATTCGTGGTTTACGTCAGGCCGAAAGGAATACGGAAGATGGACTGAGTTTCATCCAGACTGCAGAGGGTTTCCTCGACCAGTCGGCTGAAATCATCCAACGAATCCGGACCCTCGCGATCCAGACATCGAACGGAATCTACACACCTGAGGACAGGCAGCTCGTGCAGGTAGAAGTATCTGCGCTGGTGGATGAGATCGATCGAATCGCTTCTCAAGCAGAGTTCAATAAAATGAAACTGTTTGAAGGAGACTTCGCTCGCAAGTCAACTAAGGCATCGATGTGGTTTCACATGGGAGCAAACGCCAGGCAAAGAGAGCGTTTCTACATTGGAACTATGACTTCGAAAGCTCTAAAGATGTCAGAAGGAACAATTAAAATTGCTCTTTCGACACCTGGAAAAGCAGATGAAGCGATTGCTAAAGCGGACTTCGCCTTGAACAAGATCATGAAGCAGAGAGCAGATATGGGAGCTTATCAAAATAGGCTTGAAAGTACTGCTAAAGGCCTCATGGGTGCATACGAAAATATGCAAGCATCCGAATCAAGGATTAGGGACGCAGATATGGCAGAAGAAATGGTAGCGCTCACGACGAAACAAATTCTCGTGCAAAGCGGTACGGCAATGTTAGCGCAAGCCAGTCTTCGGCCAAATTCTGTATTACGACTTTTGAATAACGCTTAA
- a CDS encoding flagellin, giving the protein MIINHNLAAINSHRVLKFQNEEVSKSMEKLSSGMRINRAGDDASGLAVSEKMRTQVNGLRQAERNTEDGMSLIQTTEGYLQESNDIIQRIRTLAIQSSNGIYTEEDRQMIQVEVSQLIDEVDRIASQAEFNKMNLLQGDFARGSRATSMWFHIGANQHQRERVFIATMTARSLNLKGQSGELLSLSTADKSNDAIGTLDAALTRISKQRANLGAYFNRLEHAAKGLMNAYENTQASESRIRDADMAEETVAFTKNQILVQSGTAMLAQANVRPQGVLSLLR; this is encoded by the coding sequence ATGATCATAAACCACAATTTAGCCGCGATCAACTCACATCGCGTCCTCAAGTTCCAAAACGAGGAAGTCTCCAAAAGTATGGAGAAACTATCCTCTGGTATGCGAATCAACCGTGCAGGTGATGATGCATCCGGACTCGCCGTTTCGGAAAAGATGAGAACGCAGGTGAATGGTCTTAGACAAGCAGAGAGAAATACCGAAGACGGTATGAGCCTGATCCAAACTACGGAAGGGTATTTGCAAGAATCGAATGATATCATTCAAAGAATTCGAACACTTGCAATTCAATCGTCTAACGGTATTTATACTGAAGAAGACAGACAAATGATCCAAGTCGAAGTTTCACAACTTATTGACGAAGTAGATAGAATTGCTTCACAAGCTGAATTCAATAAAATGAATTTGCTTCAAGGTGATTTTGCACGTGGATCAAGAGCTACCTCCATGTGGTTCCATATTGGAGCAAACCAACACCAAAGAGAAAGAGTGTTCATTGCAACAATGACTGCACGTTCACTAAATCTTAAAGGTCAAAGTGGAGAACTCCTGTCTTTGTCAACTGCTGACAAGTCAAACGATGCGATCGGAACTTTGGATGCTGCGTTAACTCGCATTAGCAAACAAAGGGCAAACTTAGGTGCTTACTTTAACCGTCTTGAGCATGCTGCAAAAGGGCTCATGAACGCTTATGAGAATACCCAAGCCTCCGAGTCTAGGATCCGTGATGCGGATATGGCAGAAGAAACCGTGGCTTTCACAAAGAATCAGATTTTAGTTCAATCTGGTACTGCTATGTTAGCTCAGGCGAATGTTCGTCCACAAGGAGTTCTTTCTCTCCTTCGTTAA
- a CDS encoding N-acetylmuramoyl-L-alanine amidase, translating to MAFSDLKSILPELSTKLKKFTRVGSVFTPQGNLQFRLGSSFYTLDGKIYKIPKAILKKEEDVYLPLDLVEAILLNLIAYDVRYQFKESELWVLVPKDPVPKRNLNVKAIVIDAGHGGKDPGTSDPTGTLEKDVSLGVARYTYLYLRKYYPEIRVQMIRKNDQFVELEDRSKLANQVLNDTRDVVFLSFHCNASLSDKAAGFEVYYLSQSPSTESARETALLENRYVGKHKNPVVSQIQSQMLSSVTQRRSRKLATAVAEEYEKGLSPDIPSRGVKKADFSVLRGSLMPAVLVEMGYLTNPEESKRLRDKTYQKKIARSVIKGIHEYASSKD from the coding sequence GTGGCATTCTCCGATCTCAAATCGATTCTACCCGAACTTTCCACCAAACTAAAGAAATTCACAAGAGTAGGTTCTGTATTTACACCGCAAGGGAATCTTCAGTTCCGACTAGGGTCAAGTTTCTATACTTTGGATGGTAAAATTTATAAAATCCCTAAAGCCATCTTGAAAAAGGAGGAAGATGTGTATCTTCCTCTGGATCTAGTTGAAGCCATTTTACTCAATCTCATTGCTTATGATGTGCGTTATCAGTTTAAAGAATCGGAACTTTGGGTTCTTGTTCCCAAAGACCCCGTCCCCAAACGAAATCTCAATGTGAAGGCCATTGTGATCGACGCTGGGCACGGAGGAAAGGATCCGGGCACCTCTGACCCTACCGGTACCTTGGAAAAGGATGTGAGCCTTGGTGTGGCTCGTTATACGTATTTGTATCTTCGCAAATACTATCCCGAAATCCGAGTCCAAATGATCCGTAAAAATGATCAGTTTGTGGAACTGGAAGACCGCTCGAAATTGGCCAACCAAGTTTTGAATGATACAAGGGATGTGGTTTTCCTCAGTTTCCATTGTAATGCCTCCCTTTCCGACAAGGCCGCCGGGTTCGAAGTGTATTACCTTTCGCAGAGTCCGAGCACAGAATCTGCCCGGGAAACGGCCCTTTTGGAAAACCGCTATGTGGGAAAACACAAGAACCCAGTTGTCTCCCAGATCCAGTCTCAGATGTTGTCCAGTGTCACCCAAAGGCGGTCTCGGAAATTGGCAACGGCTGTGGCCGAAGAATATGAAAAGGGTTTAAGTCCCGACATTCCCTCCCGGGGTGTGAAAAAGGCAGATTTTTCCGTCTTGCGAGGAAGCCTTATGCCTGCGGTACTTGTGGAAATGGGGTATCTGACAAACCCTGAGGAAAGTAAACGTCTGCGGGATAAAACCTACCAAAAGAAAATCGCACGCAGTGTCATCAAAGGAATTCATGAATACGCATCTTCAAAAGATTAA